A genomic window from Ananas comosus cultivar F153 linkage group 22, ASM154086v1, whole genome shotgun sequence includes:
- the LOC109726996 gene encoding ubiquitin carboxyl-terminal hydrolase MINDY-1, translated as MAEEERRAAAAAVAAAEEEKKEEVVYKTKVIQFLGRSTPIVLQNDNGPCPLLAICNVLLLRNILNLSLDASEVSLQKLLSLVAERLIDSNSNIQDKDVGYVNNQQQNIADAIDLLPRLATGIDVNVHFRKINDFEFTRECTIFDLLDIPLYHGWIVDPQDIETAAAIGSKSYNTIVAELVAFETGKAEENKQAEEEDIVDFAAATTAALGVPSPSLARGRSFDDNPLSDPAEEKRRRGDLEEEEELMRALDLSKAECSDPVNVSATPIPNDSVQILDETVHIQSSEMGNGDEAAGLYKSSFSAPKGGNEFGCNIMDNSRLSKLNAANNSSKTESEGIKEISIANDAVDGPDESFTTNKPLEVNSSVKETCTEDFLASQMHHKPSDNVIGGDSTILSDQAASDAPCTDSNYSNGKDEPSDASEAVTSSLEGGEPIYQGEEFILDSKFPAFENQEPIYEGEMVLAEQVEKPEKDSSPRPEDEVALQQWQLIKSFLEHNASQLTIYGLFCLQEGLKERELCIFFRNNHFSTMFKYNGELYLLATDQGYINQQDLVWEKLNEVNGDTVFMTGNFTEFKAEQRGTDSWNEQQAMTNTADYLAALESSSPSSSTFNSDLQLAIALQQQEFEQQQTQQPPAPAPARQRLVVGPQVQRNSSTPPKSNSKAKDKCRMM; from the exons atggcggaggaggagcggagagccgcggcggcggcggtggcggcggccgaggaggagaagaaggaggaggtggTGTACAAGACGAAGGTCATCCAGTTCCTCGGGCGATCGACCCCAATCGTGCTCCAAAACGATAACGGTCCGTGCCCTCTCCTCGCGATCT GTAATGTTCTTCTTCTGAGGAATATTCTCAATCTGAGCTTGGATGCGTCGGAGGTCTCGCTGCAGAAGCTTCTATCTCTCGTGGCCGAGAGATTGATTGATTCTAATAGCAATATTCAG GATAAGGATGTTGGATATGTTAATAATCAGCAGCAGAATATAGCAGATGCAATTGATCTTTTGCCGCGTCTTGCTACCGGAATTGATGTGAATGTCCATTTCAGGAA GATCAATGATTTTGAGTTTACGCGGGAATGCACCATATTTGACCTTCTAGACATTCCCCTGTACCATGGGTGGATAGTTGATCCGCAG GACATTGAAACTGCAGCAGCTATTGGGTCGAAGTCTTACAATACTATTGTCGCTGAGCTTGTTGCCTTTGAGACTGGGAAGGCAGAAGAGAATAAACaggcagaagaagaagatattgtTGATTTTGCTGCTGCAACAACTGCTGCATTAGGTGTTCCTTCACCTTCCCTTGCTAGAGGTAGATCATTTGATGATAATCCACTCTCTGATCCCGCTGAGGAAAAGCGACGCCGGGGTGACttagaagaagaggaggagctaATGAGAGCCTTAGATCTATCAAAAGCTGAATGTTCTGATCCAGTTAATGTTTCTGCAACACCTATTCCAAATGATTCAGTTCAAATTCTGGATGAAACTGTACATATTCAGAGCTCTGAAATGGGAAATGGAGATGAAGCGGCAGGACTTTACAAATCAAGTTTTTCTGCACCAAAAGGGGGTAATGAATTTGGCTGCAATATAATGGATAATTCTCGGTTATCCAAGTTGAATGCTGCTAATAACAGTAGCAAGACAGAGTCAGAAGGAATTAAGGAAATTTCAATAGCTAATGATGCTGTAGATGGTCCTGATGAATCTTTCACTACAAATAAGCCTTTGGAAGTGAACTCATCTGTTAAGGAGACATGTACTGAAGATTTCTTGGCTTCTCAAATGCATCACAAGCCAAGTGATAATGTGATTGGTGGTGACTCAACAATTTTGTCTGATCAAGCTGCATCTGATGCACCATGCACTGATAGTAACTACTCAAATGGAAAAGATGAGCCATCAGATGCTTCTGAGGCTGTTACTTCAAGCTTAGAAGGGGGCGAGCCCATATATCAGGGAGAAGAGTTCATTCTTGATTCGAAATTTCCAGCATTTGAAAACCAAGAGCCAATATATGAGGGTGAAATGGTTCTCGCAGAGCAGGTTGAAAAGCCAGAAAAAGATTCTTCTCCTCGCCCAGAAGATGAGGTTGCTCTTCAGCAAT GGCAACTGATAAAAAGCTTCCTCGAACACAATGCTAGCCAGCTGACCATTTATGG TTTATTTTGCTTGCAAGAAGGTCTGAAGGAAAGGGAACTGTGCATCTTTTTCCGGAATAATCACTTCAGCACTATGTTTAAG TACAATGGGGAACTATACCTCCTAGCTACTGATCAGGGATATATCAACCAACAAGATCTGGTATGGGAAAAGTTGAATGAG GTCAATGGAGATACTGTTTTCATGACCGGCAACTTCACAGAATTTAAAGCTGAGCAGAGAGGCACTGACTCATGGAATGAACAACAGGCCATGACCAATACTGCT GATTATCTTGCTGCGCTCGAAAGTTCATCTCCGTCAAGTTCAACTTTTAA TTCTGATTTGCAACTGGCTATAGCGCTTCAGCAACAAGAGTTTGAACAGCAACAGACCCAACAGCCACCTGCACCTGCTCCTGCTCGTCAAAGGCTAGTTGTAGGTCCTCAG GTACAAAGGAACTCGAGCACTCCGCCAAAAAGCAATTCGAAAGCGAAAGACAAGTGCAGAATGATGTGA
- the LOC109727341 gene encoding proline--tRNA ligase, cytoplasmic gives MATNNAKASNAKKKEVKKETKLGLTYKKDENFGEWYSEVVVSSEMIEYYDISGCYILRPWTMAIWETLQVFFDAQIKKMNIKNAYFPLFVTENVLQKEKDHIEGFAPEVAWVTKSGQTDLEVPIAIRPTSETVMYPYFSKWIRGHRDLPLKVNQWCNVVRWEFSHPTPFIRSREFLWQEGHTAFATKAEADEEVLQILELYRRIYEEFLAIPVIKGQKSELEKFAGGLYTTSVEAFIPNTGRGIQGATSHCLGQNFAKMFQINFENDKGEKAMVWQNSWAYSTRTLGVMVMVHGDDKGLVLPPRVASIQVIVIPVPYKDADVTAIKAACETTVQTLSNAGFSAELDTRENYSPGWKYSHWEMKGVPLRIEIGPKDLEKNQVRVVRRDNGAKIDVPVNDLVEKVKELLGSIQESLFNAAKEKRDACIKVVNTWDEFIAALNDKNMILAPWCDEEEVEKDVKARTKGELGAAKTLCTPFDQPRLAEGTLCFASGKPAKKWTYWGRSY, from the exons ATGGCGACGAATAATGCTAAGGCATCGAATG CAAAAAAGAAGGAAGTGAAAAAAGAAACGAAGCTTGGTTTGACCTACAAGAAGGATGAGAATTTTGGAGAGTGGTATTCAGAG GTTGTTGTTAGCAGCGAAATGATTGAGTACTATGACATCTCTGGTTGCTATATCCTGAGGCCATGGACAATGGCAATCTGGGAAACATTACAA GTATTTTTTGATGCTcagattaaaaaaatgaatataaagaatgcatattttcctctttttgtGACTGAAAATGTTCTACAGAAGGAGAAGGATCATATAGAGGGTTTCGCTCCTGAg GTCGCTTGGGTCACCAAGTCCGGGCAGACTGATTTAGAAGTTCCTATTGCAATCCGTCCAACAAGTGAGACTGTCATGTACCCATATTTTTCTAAATGGATAAGAGGCCATCGTGACTTGCCTTTGAAGGTTAACCAATGGTGCAACGTTGTTAGATGGGAGTTTAGCCATCCTACTCCATTTATTCG GAGTCGGGAGTTTCTTTGGCAAGAAGGCCATACAGCTTTTGCAACCAAAGCTGAAGCAGATgaagag GTTCTTCAAATATTGGAACTATATCGAAGAATATATGAAGAATTTCTTGCAATTCCTGTTATTAAGGGACAGAAAAGTGAACTAGAAAAGTTTGCTGGTGGTCTTTATACTACTAGCGTCGAG GCATTCATCCCAAATACTGGTCGAGGAATACAAGGCGCCACCTCGCATTGTCTTGGTCAAAATTTCGCAAAGATGttccaaataaattttgagaatGATAAGGGTGAAAAGGCTATGGTCTGGCAGAATTCGTGGGCCTACAGCACTCGCACG TTAGGGGTGATGGTAATGGTTCATGGAGATGATAAAGGCTTGGTTCTGCCACCTAGAGTGGCATCTATTCAAGTTATTGTGATTCCTGTTCCATACAAAGATGCAGATGTAACGGCAATCAAAGCAGCCTGCGAGACAACAGTTCAAACATTGTCTAATGCAGGTTTCAGTGCCGAACTGGACACGAGGGAAAACTATTCGCCTGGTTGGAAGTATTCCCACTGGGAAATGAAAGGTGTCCCATTGAGAATCGAAATCGGGCCAAAGGATTTAGAAAAAAATCAG GTTCGTGTTGTTAGGCGTGACAATGGTGCAAAAATCGATGTTCCCGTGAATGACTTGGTTGAGAAGGTAAAGGAACTATTAGGAAGCATCCAAGAGAGCTTGTTTAATGCagcaaaagagaaaagagatgcATGCATCAAGGTGGTCAATACGTGGGACGAATTCATTGCAGCACTCAATGACAAAAACATGATCCTGGCTCCTTGGTGTGATGAAGAG GAAGTCGAGAAAGATGTGAAAGCTCGAACGAAAGGAGAACTTGGAGCTGCTAAGACGCTGTGTACCCCATTTGACCAGCCAAGACTTGCTGAAG GTACTCTCTGCTTTGCCTCGGGAAAGCCCGCAAAGAAGTGGACATATTGGGGCCGCAGCTACTAA